In Coregonus clupeaformis isolate EN_2021a unplaced genomic scaffold, ASM2061545v1 scaf0744, whole genome shotgun sequence, a single window of DNA contains:
- the LOC123485577 gene encoding ladderlectin-like has product MGTVLPQTGSGGNMRLPMAMLTVLLLLSAAFALGDAKSGNRLCPRGWTDYGSRCFMFVKTARTWPEAERHCMSLGANLASVHSSEEAQFLQDVVSSKTGSFTATWLGGIDTILGLVGKDRLWFWSDGANFDYQNWKQGEPNNNGGREPCIVMNFGGEHGWNDLECGNVLPYVCSRRICQL; this is encoded by the exons ATGGGCACCgtactgccccagactggaagTGGAGGAAACAT GAGACTCCCCATGGCCATGTTGACCGTTCTTCTGCTTCTCAGTGCTGCCTTTGCTCTGGGAGACGCAA AATCAGGAAACCGCTTGTGTCCCCGCGGTTGGACTGACTATGGATCACGCTGCTTCATGTTTGTCAAGACTGCAAGGACCTGGCCTGAAGCAGAG CGGCATTGTATGTCCCTTGGAGCAAACCTGGCGTCTGTGCATAGCTCTGAGGAGGCGCAATTTCTACAGGATGTAGTGTCTTCCAAGACTGGCAGTTTCACTGCTACCTGGCTTGGAGGAATTGATACTATTCTGGGACTGGTGGGAAAG GACAGGCTATGGTTCTGGAGTGATGGCGCTAACTTTGATTACCAGAACTGGAAACAAGGAGAGCCCAATAACAATGGTGGCAGAGAGCCATGTATTGTGATGAACTTTGGAG GTGAACATGGCTGGAACGATCTAGAATGTGGAAATGTATTGCCCTATGTGTGCTCCCG gagaatttgccaactt
- the LOC121558551 gene encoding equistatin-like, translating to MAILTIILLVSTAFALGDGLMRPKTPCERARDAMINSLPGAYLPTCDYQGQYTPKQCWGSTGSCWCVTCNGLKIRGTETPIGTAPIKCATLICS from the exons ATGGCGATATTGACCATCATTCTGCTTGTCAGCACGGCTTTTGCTTTGGGAG ATGGTCTGATGCGACCCAAGACCCCCTGTGAGCGTGCTAGAGATGCCATGATAAACAGCCTGCCTGGAGCCTACCTCCCAACTTGTGACTACCAGGGACAATACACCCCTAAACAATGTTGGGGATCTACAG GTTCCTGTTGGTGTGTGACCTGTAATGGACTGAAGATCAGGGGTACTGAGACTCCAATAGGCACTGCTCCCATCAAATGTGCCAccctg ATTTGCTCGTAG